Proteins from one Acropora muricata isolate sample 2 chromosome 9, ASM3666990v1, whole genome shotgun sequence genomic window:
- the LOC136929474 gene encoding agrin-like, whose amino-acid sequence MYKSNLLKVKQLCKCIQSCTSEQVEVCGSDGRTYRNECQLKRTACVNRTKIEVLKQGPCQVSSVCNKTCPAPYSHCVIRDGNRQTCECINQDCRNNSNPVCGSDGKIYATECLLKETACQNNTKINIKKYAYCLRNVTSVCNKTCPAPYSHCVIRDENTQTCECIKQDCRNNSDPVCGSDGKIYTTECLLKETACKNNRKIKIEKYAYCQKSVTSVCDKTCPAPYSHCVIRDGNTQTCECIKQDCRNNSNPVCGSDGKIYATECLLKETACKNNRKIKIEKYAYCLETAKESLTEEGAPDLCSASACPPYAMCTDSLTGVKCVCPSCSHSGIKVCGSDGKTYRDVCALKKYSCEKNSIIEVVSRSECNASEKKARKSLSALAKFFLCLLVIIVAFAIVLFVNTCIFEPLRSREIRNVKKISNRQHSDSSFQRLHREYQVEDNKTEAK is encoded by the exons ATGTACAAAAGTAACCTTCTCAAGGTTAAACAACTTTGCAAGTGTATCCAATCATGTACGAGTGAACAAGTTGAAGTTTGTGGGAGTGACGGAAGAACCTACCGCAATGAATGTCAACTGAAACGCACAGCATGTGTGAACAGGACAAAAATTGAGGTCTTAAAACAAGGCCCATGCCAAG TGAGCAGTGTCTGTAACAAAACCTGCCCTGCTCCATATTCTCATTGCGTGATCCGTGACGGGAATAGACAAACTTGTGAGTGTATCAACCAGGATTGTCGGAACAACAGTAATCCAGTTTGTGGTTCAGATGGAAAAATCTACGCCACCGAGTGTCTTCTGAAAGAAACTGCTTGTCAAAATAACACGAAGATCAATATCAAAAAATATGCCTACTGTCTCAGAAACG TGACCAGTGTCTGTAACAAAACCTGCCCTGCTCCATATTCTCATTGCGTGATCCGTGACGAGAACACACAGACTTGTGAGTGTATTAAGCAGGATTGTCGAAACAACAGTGATCCAGTTTGTGGTTCAGATGGAAAAATCTACACCACCGAGTGTCTTCTGAAAGAAACTGCTTGTAAAAATAACAGGAAGATCAAGATTGAAAAATATGCCTACTGTCAAAAATCCG TGACCAGTGTCTGTGACAAAACCTGCCCTGCTCCATATTCTCATTGTGTGATCCGTGATGGGAATACACAAACTTGTGAGTGTATTAAGCAGGATTGTCGGAACAACAGTAATCCAGTTTGTGGTTCAGATGGAAAAATCTACGCCACCGAGTGTCTTCTGAAAGAAACTGCTTGTAAAAATAACAGGAAGATCAAGATTGAAAAATATGCCTACTGTCTCGAAACCG CAAAGGAAAGTTTAACTGAAGAGGGAGCGCCTGACTTGTGTTCTGCTTCAGCTTGTCCACCCTACGCAATGTGTACTGATTCACTAACGGGAGTCAAGTGCGTGTGTCCAAGTTGTTCTCACAGTGGTATCAAGGTTTGTGGTTCCGATGGAAAGACCTACAGAGACGTTTGTGCCCTGAAGAAATATTCTTGCGAAAAAAACTCCATCATTGAAGTAGTGTCACGAAGTGAATGCAATGCAA GTGAAAAGAAAGCAAGGAAGTCCCTCAGTGCTCTGGCGAAGTTTTTCTTGTGTCTGCTCGTTATCATTGTTGCCTTTGCTATTGTCCTCTTCGTTAACACATGTATTTTTGAGCCATTAAGGAG
- the LOC136928692 gene encoding zinc finger protein 655-like produces the protein MKNQLRWAGHVVRMEDERIPKQLFYGELMTGKRPQHKPKKRFKDCIKNSLKAFKIPVENWETLAKSRTEWRQLLKRGAEVSEKERIDRAELKRSLRKGNMSVLPDDVKSWKCEICARILLSKAGYVNHKKSHEKDLGYANLLPSRSADTTCVICSKKCKTTAGLKRHMVIHKKTIPFSSSVNPVISLGFICLVCHRPCKSAAGLKSHLRVHGRNFE, from the coding sequence ATGAAGAATCAGCTTCGCTGGGCAGGTCATGTCGTTCGGATGGAAGATGAGAGGATACCCAAACAGTtgttttatggtgaacttaTGACCGGGAAACGTCCACAGCACAAGCCGAAGAAACGCTTCAAAGACTGCATAAAGAACAGTCTGAAAGCCTTCAAGATACCTGTTGAGAATTGGGAGACTTTAGCTAAAAGTCGAACCGAATGGAGGCAACTACTCAAAAGAGGTGCAGAAGTCTCTGAAAAAGAGAGAATTGATCGTGCTGAGCTCAAACGCAGTCTCAGAAAGGGTAATATGTCGGTATTACCAGATGATGTAAAAAGCTGGAAATGCGAAATCTGTGCTCGTATACTTTTGTCAAAAGCTGGTTACGTCAACCACAAGAAGTCACATGAGAAAGACCTAGGATATGCAAACCTGCTACCTTCACGATCTGCTGATACTACCTGTGTTATATGCTCGAAGAAGTGCAAGACAACAGCTGGCCTGAAACGGCATATGGTCattcacaaaaaaacaattccatTTTCTAGCTCAGTGAACCCCGTCATATCACTGGGATTCATCTGTCTTGTCTGTCATCGACCGTGCAAATCAGCTGCTGGTTTGAAGAGTCATCTACGCGTTCACGGACGTAATTTTGAATAG